The Brenneria rubrifaciens genome has a window encoding:
- the mdh gene encoding malate dehydrogenase, with translation MKVAVLGAAGGIGQALALLLKTQLPSGSELSLYDIAPVTPGVAVDLSHIPTAVKVKGYSGENAKPALAGADIVLISAGVARKPGMDRSDLFNVNAGIVRNLVEQIASTCPKACIGIITNPVNTTVAIAAEVLKRAGVYDQNKLFGVTTLDIIRSNTFVAELKGKQPQDIDVPVIGGHSGVTILPLLSQIPGVSFSEQEVAGLTTRIQNAGTEVVEAKAGGGSATLSMGQAAACFGLSLVRALQGESGVVECAYVESDGEYARFFAQPVLLGKDGIVERKSIGTLSAFEQQALKNMLDTLNQDIALGESFINS, from the coding sequence ATGAAAGTTGCAGTTCTCGGTGCAGCAGGTGGTATTGGTCAAGCCCTCGCACTCCTCCTCAAAACCCAGCTTCCTTCAGGTTCAGAATTATCTCTTTATGATATTGCGCCGGTGACGCCGGGCGTCGCTGTTGATCTTAGCCATATTCCCACTGCGGTGAAAGTCAAAGGATATAGTGGTGAAAACGCCAAACCAGCGCTGGCAGGCGCGGATATCGTGCTTATCTCTGCGGGGGTAGCCCGTAAGCCGGGCATGGATCGTTCAGATCTGTTCAATGTGAATGCCGGGATTGTACGTAATCTGGTTGAACAAATTGCCAGTACATGTCCTAAAGCTTGCATTGGTATTATCACCAACCCTGTGAATACGACTGTCGCTATCGCCGCCGAAGTGTTGAAGAGGGCGGGCGTGTACGACCAGAACAAACTGTTTGGCGTAACCACGCTGGATATCATTCGTTCCAATACCTTTGTGGCTGAACTGAAAGGCAAACAGCCGCAGGATATCGATGTTCCTGTTATCGGCGGGCACTCTGGCGTAACGATTCTGCCTTTGCTGTCGCAAATTCCTGGTGTGAGCTTCAGTGAACAGGAAGTCGCCGGTCTGACAACTCGTATCCAGAACGCGGGTACGGAGGTCGTAGAAGCAAAAGCCGGTGGCGGATCGGCCACATTGTCCATGGGGCAGGCGGCTGCATGTTTCGGTCTGTCTCTGGTTCGTGCATTGCAAGGTGAAAGTGGGGTGGTGGAATGTGCATACGTTGAAAGCGACGGCGAGTATGCGCGCTTCTTTGCACAGCCCGTCCTGCTAGGTAAAGATGGCATTGTTGAGCGTAAGTCTATTGGTACGCTGAGTGCTTTTGAACAGCAAGCACTGAAGAATATGCTGGATACGTTGAATCAGGATATTGCATTGGGCGAGTCATTCATCAATAGCTGA
- a CDS encoding helix-turn-helix domain-containing protein, whose translation MSLRKQDWHHADIIAALRKKGTTLAAVSRAAGLSSSTLANALSRPWPKGEWLIADALGIHPSEIWPSRYYDPETNQLIDRKKLIRPN comes from the coding sequence ATGAGTTTAAGGAAACAAGACTGGCACCACGCTGATATCATTGCTGCTTTGCGCAAGAAAGGCACGACGCTGGCGGCGGTATCACGTGCTGCCGGGTTGAGTTCATCAACACTCGCTAATGCGCTATCACGGCCCTGGCCTAAGGGTGAATGGCTCATTGCCGATGCATTGGGAATTCATCCATCAGAAATTTGGCCTAGTCGATATTACGATCCCGAAACCAATCAGCTTATTGATAGAAAAAAATTAATCCGCCCCAATTAA
- a CDS encoding DNA-binding protein → MKKEWFATSELVGVGGLPKSRQGLNKRAREDGWEKRRRKGVQGRGVEYSIHSLPDSVRKSLLQESDSPSYSIRQPATLTIWMQIYSQLTEKERNSLISYILRVGVSATLNQLGISSSNKDPDSNEIAE, encoded by the coding sequence ATGAAAAAAGAGTGGTTTGCGACCAGCGAGCTGGTTGGCGTTGGCGGCCTTCCGAAATCAAGACAAGGATTGAACAAACGCGCGCGTGAGGATGGATGGGAAAAACGCCGCCGTAAAGGGGTTCAGGGGCGGGGCGTAGAATATTCTATTCACAGCCTGCCTGATTCCGTCAGAAAATCCTTATTACAGGAAAGTGACTCTCCGTCATATTCCATAAGGCAGCCTGCGACGCTGACGATCTGGATGCAGATTTATTCACAGCTGACTGAAAAAGAAAGAAATTCTCTCATTTCCTATATTCTGCGTGTTGGTGTCTCTGCCACTTTGAACCAACTGGGCATCTCATCGTCAAATAAAGATCCCGATTCGAACGAAATAGCAGAGTAG
- a CDS encoding DNA-binding protein produces the protein MDKEWFSTSELVGIGGLPKSPQGLNKRARDDGWEKRRRKGVQGRGVEYSIRSLPDEVKSSLIMKERMPPEYRVAKEPALLASWIHIFGQLSESEQSRLINFILREGTRVMLSRLDNVMDDQTA, from the coding sequence ATGGACAAAGAGTGGTTTTCAACGAGTGAATTGGTTGGTATTGGTGGATTGCCCAAATCGCCTCAGGGGCTAAATAAACGGGCTCGTGATGATGGTTGGGAGAAACGGCGGCGCAAAGGTGTTCAAGGACGCGGTGTTGAGTATTCCATACGCAGTTTACCGGATGAGGTGAAAAGCTCTCTTATTATGAAGGAGAGGATGCCACCGGAATATCGGGTAGCAAAAGAGCCCGCGCTACTGGCGTCTTGGATACATATTTTCGGTCAGTTGTCAGAAAGTGAACAATCGCGACTAATTAATTTTATTTTGCGGGAAGGGACGCGAGTCATGCTGTCTCGTCTGGATAATGTGATGGATGACCAGACAGCGTAA
- the ispB gene encoding octaprenyl diphosphate synthase encodes MNLEQITTLTAQDMKAVNEVILEQLTSDVVLINQLGHYIISGGGKRIRPMIAVLAARALAYEGNKHITVAALIEFIHTATLLHDDVVDESDMRRGKATANAAFGNAASVLVGDFIYTRAFQMMTSLESLRVLALMSEAVNVIAEGEVLQLMNCNDPDITEENYMRVIYSKTARLFEAAAQSSAILAGATAEQETALQVYGRYLGTAFQLIDDLLDYNANGQTLGKNTGDDLNEGKPTLPLLHAMRYGNAEQSAMIRQAIEEGNGRHLLDPVLTAMHQCGSLDYTRQRAEEEADKAIDALRQLPETPFRTALEGLAHLAVQRNF; translated from the coding sequence ATGAATCTAGAACAAATTACAACGTTGACCGCGCAGGACATGAAAGCTGTTAATGAAGTCATTCTTGAACAACTGACCTCCGATGTCGTTCTTATTAATCAGCTCGGTCATTATATCATCAGCGGTGGGGGTAAACGTATTCGTCCCATGATCGCCGTGCTTGCCGCAAGAGCGCTTGCCTACGAAGGCAACAAACATATTACCGTCGCAGCACTGATAGAATTCATTCATACCGCCACGTTGTTGCACGATGACGTAGTGGATGAATCTGACATGCGCCGTGGCAAAGCAACCGCAAACGCGGCGTTTGGCAATGCCGCCAGCGTGTTGGTCGGCGATTTTATCTATACTCGCGCCTTTCAGATGATGACTAGCCTGGAATCATTGCGCGTGCTGGCGCTGATGTCGGAAGCGGTAAATGTGATTGCGGAAGGCGAAGTGTTGCAATTAATGAACTGTAACGATCCCGATATTACCGAAGAAAACTATATGCGGGTTATTTACAGCAAAACTGCTCGATTGTTTGAGGCCGCCGCTCAGTCATCCGCTATCCTTGCCGGGGCCACCGCAGAGCAGGAAACCGCGTTGCAGGTTTATGGCCGTTATCTGGGAACCGCGTTTCAGCTTATTGACGATCTGCTGGATTACAACGCTAACGGCCAAACCTTGGGCAAAAATACTGGCGACGATCTTAACGAAGGTAAGCCAACGCTACCGTTGCTGCATGCCATGCGCTATGGAAATGCCGAGCAAAGCGCCATGATTCGTCAGGCCATAGAAGAAGGCAACGGGCGTCATCTGCTCGACCCAGTACTTACCGCCATGCACCAGTGTGGTTCGCTCGACTACACCCGTCAGCGTGCGGAGGAAGAGGCAGATAAAGCTATTGACGCATTGCGCCAACTTCCAGAAACCCCATTCCGAACCGCACTTGAAGGTCTTGCTCATTTAGCTGTGCAACGCAATTTCTGA
- the rplU gene encoding 50S ribosomal protein L21, with protein MYAVFQSGGKQHRVSEGQTVRLEKLDIATGEAIEFDQVLMVANGEEIKIGVPFVDGGKIKAEVVAHGRGEKIKIVKFRRRKHYRKQAGHRQWFTDVKITGISA; from the coding sequence ATGTACGCGGTTTTCCAAAGTGGTGGTAAACAACACCGAGTAAGCGAAGGTCAAACCGTTCGCTTGGAAAAGCTGGACATCGCAACTGGTGAAGCTATTGAGTTTGACCAGGTTCTGATGGTTGCCAATGGTGAAGAAATCAAAATCGGCGTTCCTTTCGTCGACGGCGGTAAGATTAAAGCCGAAGTTGTTGCTCACGGTCGTGGCGAGAAAATTAAGATTGTTAAGTTCCGTCGCCGTAAACACTACCGTAAGCAAGCGGGCCATCGTCAGTGGTTCACTGACGTGAAAATCACTGGCATCAGCGCTTAA
- the rpmA gene encoding 50S ribosomal protein L27: MAHKKAGGSTRNGRDSESKRLGVKRFGGEAVLAGSIIVRQRGTKFHAGSNVGCGKDHTLFALADGKVQFEVKGPKNRKYISIVAE, from the coding sequence ATGGCACACAAGAAAGCGGGCGGTTCAACGCGTAACGGCCGTGACTCAGAAAGTAAACGACTTGGCGTAAAACGTTTCGGCGGCGAAGCGGTTTTGGCTGGTAGCATCATCGTTCGTCAACGCGGAACTAAATTCCACGCTGGCAGCAATGTAGGCTGCGGGAAGGACCATACTCTGTTCGCTTTGGCTGACGGTAAAGTTCAGTTTGAAGTGAAAGGCCCGAAAAACCGTAAATACATCAGTATTGTTGCTGAATAA
- a CDS encoding DMT family transporter: MDTKQQTGIGLCLALTAAICWGALPIAMKQVLVVMEPYTIVWYRFFIASIGLGLVLFSRNKLPPMRIFRRHRWWVVLLIATGGLLGNFVFFSSSLQYLSPTASQVIGQLSPVGMMFASVLILREKMRPTQIIGAVTLICGLILFFNTSLIEIFTRLTDYTLGVLLGVCASVVWVSYGVAQKVLLRRLTSQQILFLLYVLCVLFITPFANPKTILQLSGWQLTCLLFCGVNTLIGYGALAEAMSRWQAAQVSAVITLTPLFTLLFSDLLALVWPDFFTAPVLNWIGYLGALIVVSGAMFSAIGHRFFPGRKKSSPIIVSK, translated from the coding sequence ATGGACACTAAACAACAGACTGGTATTGGTCTGTGTCTGGCGCTAACGGCAGCAATATGCTGGGGCGCCTTGCCAATAGCCATGAAACAGGTTCTGGTGGTTATGGAACCTTACACCATTGTTTGGTATAGGTTTTTTATTGCATCAATAGGACTTGGATTAGTGCTTTTTTCACGTAATAAGCTTCCTCCGATGCGAATTTTCCGGCGTCATCGGTGGTGGGTTGTATTGTTGATTGCAACCGGTGGGCTGCTGGGAAACTTTGTTTTTTTCAGCTCATCACTGCAATATCTCAGTCCGACTGCGTCTCAGGTTATTGGTCAACTTTCTCCTGTCGGTATGATGTTTGCCAGCGTCTTAATCCTGAGGGAAAAGATGCGGCCTACTCAAATCATCGGAGCAGTAACCTTGATTTGTGGTCTGATTTTGTTTTTTAACACTAGCCTGATTGAGATTTTCACCCGCCTGACAGATTACACGTTGGGGGTTCTGCTGGGGGTGTGTGCCTCGGTCGTATGGGTTTCTTATGGCGTGGCTCAGAAGGTACTTTTACGACGCCTAACATCACAGCAAATTCTGTTCCTGCTTTATGTGCTCTGCGTTTTGTTCATTACACCTTTTGCTAATCCTAAAACTATTTTGCAACTCAGTGGCTGGCAGCTAACCTGTCTGTTGTTTTGTGGGGTGAACACCCTAATCGGTTACGGTGCGCTGGCCGAAGCCATGTCACGTTGGCAGGCTGCTCAGGTCAGCGCGGTGATCACGCTTACTCCACTGTTTACGCTGTTGTTTTCCGATCTGTTAGCGTTGGTCTGGCCGGATTTTTTCACCGCTCCGGTGCTTAACTGGATCGGATATTTGGGCGCCTTAATTGTCGTATCGGGTGCGATGTTTTCGGCGATTGGACATCGTTTCTTCCCTGGACGGAAAAAGAGTTCGCCGATCATTGTATCAAAGTAA
- the cgtA gene encoding Obg family GTPase CgtA, whose translation MKFVDEATILVVAGDGGNGCVSFRREKYIPNGGPDGGDGGDGGDVYLLADENLNTLIDYRFEKSFRAERGQNGQSRDCTGKRGKDITIKVPVGTRVLDKVTGEVLGDMTRHQQSLMVAKGGWHGLGNSRFKSSVNRAPRQKTNGTQGEERELMLELLLLADVGMLGLPNAGKSTFIRAVSAAKPKVADYPFTTLVPSLGVVRMDSEQSFVVADIPGLIEGASEGAGLGIRFLKHLERCRVLLHLVDLAPIDESDPVENAKVIINELQQYSAGLSEKPRWLVFNKIDLIDKVEAEKRAKAIAAALGWEEKYYLVSAANREGVNALCWDVMNFLKVQPKAMAIETSAPEKVEFMWDDYHREQLAAAESEAEEEWDDDWDDEDEEGVEIIYQR comes from the coding sequence ATGAAGTTTGTAGATGAAGCGACCATTCTGGTGGTAGCAGGTGATGGCGGTAATGGTTGTGTCAGTTTCCGTCGAGAAAAATATATTCCCAACGGTGGTCCAGACGGTGGTGACGGCGGCGATGGCGGAGACGTATATCTGCTGGCTGATGAAAACCTGAACACACTGATTGATTATCGTTTCGAAAAATCATTTCGTGCCGAGCGCGGACAGAATGGTCAAAGCCGGGATTGTACCGGTAAGCGCGGTAAAGATATCACGATTAAAGTGCCTGTCGGCACTCGTGTGTTGGACAAGGTAACCGGCGAGGTGCTGGGCGATATGACTCGCCATCAGCAGAGTCTTATGGTTGCCAAAGGCGGCTGGCATGGATTGGGAAACTCCCGGTTTAAATCCTCCGTCAATCGCGCGCCGCGTCAGAAAACGAACGGTACACAGGGTGAAGAGCGGGAACTGATGCTTGAACTCCTGTTGCTGGCTGACGTGGGGATGTTGGGGTTACCGAATGCGGGTAAATCGACATTCATCCGCGCTGTTTCAGCAGCCAAGCCTAAAGTGGCCGATTATCCCTTTACCACGCTGGTTCCCAGTCTTGGGGTTGTCCGAATGGACAGCGAACAAAGCTTTGTGGTTGCCGATATCCCTGGCCTGATTGAAGGCGCTTCTGAAGGCGCCGGTCTGGGTATTCGTTTCCTTAAGCATTTGGAACGTTGCCGGGTTCTGTTACATCTTGTTGATTTGGCACCAATTGATGAATCCGATCCGGTAGAGAACGCCAAAGTGATCATCAATGAGTTGCAGCAATATAGCGCGGGCTTGTCTGAAAAACCTCGCTGGCTGGTTTTTAATAAAATTGATTTGATCGATAAAGTAGAAGCGGAAAAACGTGCGAAAGCGATCGCAGCAGCGTTGGGCTGGGAAGAGAAGTATTACTTGGTTTCTGCGGCCAACCGTGAGGGTGTCAATGCGCTGTGCTGGGATGTGATGAATTTCCTGAAGGTGCAGCCTAAAGCGATGGCTATTGAAACAAGCGCGCCGGAAAAAGTTGAATTCATGTGGGATGATTATCACCGTGAACAACTAGCGGCCGCTGAAAGTGAAGCAGAAGAAGAATGGGATGATGATTGGGACGATGAGGACGAAGAAGGTGTCGAGATCATTTATCAGCGCTGA
- the dacB gene encoding serine-type D-Ala-D-Ala carboxypeptidase: MRFSSIVIGLACAFVLHANAETIEDHIQYLPDGANLALVVQKIGATTPTMAFNSQQMALPASTQKVITALAALLQLGPDYRFVTTMESHAPVSNGLLRGNLIVRFRGDPTLKRQQIRNMVQDLKKRGIQEISGDVLIDTSAFTSHDKAPGWPWNDMTQCFSAPPGAAIVDRNCFSVSLYSAPTIGDNAFIRVASYYPVQMFSEVRTLAKGSPDAQYCELDVVPGELNRFTLTGCLAQRPEPLPLAFAVQDGASYAGAIVKDELQQADIIIKGSLRRQTQPNAAGTVLSQTQSAPLHDLLTIMLKKSDNMIADTVFRTIGHEYFNVPGTWRAGADAVRRILSQKAGVDLGNSIIVDGSGLSRHNLITPATMMQVLQYIAQHDQELNYIAMLPLAGYDGTLRYRGGLHEAGVNGKVSAKTGALQGVYNLAGFITTASGQRMAFVQFLSGYAVPPEDLRSRRVPLVRFESRLYKDIYQKN; this comes from the coding sequence ATGCGTTTTTCATCGATTGTTATCGGACTTGCCTGCGCTTTTGTTCTGCATGCCAATGCAGAAACCATCGAAGATCACATCCAATATTTACCTGATGGCGCTAATTTAGCGCTGGTCGTTCAGAAAATCGGGGCAACCACACCGACAATGGCTTTTAACAGCCAGCAAATGGCATTACCTGCCAGTACACAAAAAGTGATAACCGCATTGGCGGCACTACTCCAGTTAGGTCCAGACTACCGTTTTGTTACCACAATGGAAAGCCATGCACCCGTCAGCAACGGTCTATTACGCGGAAACCTGATCGTTCGCTTCCGTGGCGATCCCACCCTGAAGCGGCAGCAAATACGCAATATGGTTCAGGACTTGAAAAAACGCGGCATACAGGAAATTTCAGGGGATGTTTTGATCGACACGTCTGCGTTCACCAGTCATGACAAAGCCCCAGGATGGCCGTGGAACGACATGACACAGTGTTTCAGCGCCCCGCCTGGTGCGGCAATTGTCGATCGTAATTGTTTCTCCGTTTCTCTCTATAGCGCCCCCACAATCGGCGATAACGCGTTTATCCGCGTTGCTTCTTATTATCCGGTACAAATGTTCAGTGAAGTACGCACACTGGCAAAAGGCTCCCCCGACGCACAATACTGTGAGCTGGATGTCGTGCCGGGAGAACTGAACCGTTTTACGCTCACAGGTTGCCTGGCTCAACGACCTGAGCCTCTTCCGCTCGCCTTTGCCGTTCAGGATGGCGCCAGCTACGCTGGGGCCATCGTAAAAGACGAGCTTCAACAGGCTGATATCATAATCAAAGGCAGTTTGCGCCGTCAGACTCAGCCAAACGCCGCCGGTACTGTCTTATCGCAGACACAATCCGCACCGCTGCACGATCTACTGACTATTATGCTGAAGAAATCGGATAATATGATTGCCGATACAGTGTTTCGTACTATCGGGCATGAGTACTTCAATGTACCAGGAACCTGGCGTGCAGGTGCTGACGCAGTACGCCGAATATTGAGTCAGAAAGCCGGGGTCGATCTGGGGAACAGCATCATTGTCGATGGTTCAGGCTTATCACGCCACAACTTAATCACCCCAGCAACCATGATGCAGGTATTACAATATATCGCGCAGCACGATCAGGAACTGAATTACATTGCGATGCTCCCACTCGCAGGCTACGACGGAACGTTGCGGTATCGGGGGGGATTGCACGAGGCAGGTGTGAACGGTAAGGTTTCAGCAAAAACTGGCGCATTGCAGGGCGTTTATAATCTCGCTGGTTTCATTACTACGGCGAGTGGTCAGCGGATGGCGTTCGTTCAATTCCTTTCCGGTTATGCCGTTCCGCCGGAAGATCTGCGTTCTCGCCGGGTTCCACTGGTGCGATTTGAAAGCCGTTTATACAAAGACATTTATCAAAAAAATTAG
- the greA gene encoding transcription elongation factor GreA, whose amino-acid sequence MKQFPMTLRGAEKLREELDYLKSVRRPEIIAAIAEAREHGDLKENAEYHAAREQQGFCEGRIQDIEAKLSNAQVIDVTKMSANGRVIFGSTVTIMNLDNEEEQTYRIVGDDEADFKQNLISVNSPIARGLIGKEEEDVVVICTPGGDVEYEIIKVEYL is encoded by the coding sequence ATGAAACAATTTCCGATGACGCTGCGTGGTGCTGAAAAATTACGCGAAGAGCTCGATTACTTAAAGTCAGTTCGTCGGCCCGAGATTATTGCCGCGATTGCTGAAGCCCGTGAGCACGGCGATCTGAAAGAAAATGCGGAGTATCATGCTGCGCGTGAACAGCAGGGATTTTGTGAAGGTCGAATTCAGGACATCGAAGCCAAACTCTCTAATGCCCAGGTTATCGATGTGACAAAAATGTCCGCGAACGGTCGTGTGATTTTTGGTTCGACGGTGACAATCATGAATCTGGATAACGAAGAAGAGCAGACGTATCGCATCGTGGGAGATGATGAAGCGGATTTTAAACAAAATCTGATTTCAGTTAACTCACCGATTGCCCGTGGTCTGATTGGCAAAGAAGAAGAGGACGTTGTGGTCATCTGCACACCGGGTGGCGATGTCGAATATGAGATCATCAAAGTTGAATATTTGTGA
- the yhbY gene encoding ribosome assembly RNA-binding protein YhbY, with protein sequence MNLSNKQKQHLKGLAHPLKPVVMLGNNGLTEGVLAEIEQALEHHELIKVKVATEDRETKALIIEAIVRETGASDVQVIGHTLVLYRPSKERKIVLPR encoded by the coding sequence ATGAACCTAAGTAATAAACAAAAACAACACCTGAAAGGCTTGGCACATCCGTTAAAACCGGTTGTCATGCTGGGCAATAACGGCCTCACCGAAGGTGTTCTGGCTGAGATCGAACAGGCATTGGAGCATCACGAACTGATCAAGGTAAAAGTCGCGACAGAAGATCGTGAGACTAAAGCTTTGATTATTGAAGCTATTGTTCGAGAAACCGGAGCCAGCGACGTTCAGGTAATCGGCCACACGTTGGTACTTTATCGTCCCTCGAAAGAACGTAAAATTGTGTTGCCAAGATAA
- the rlmE gene encoding 23S rRNA (uridine(2552)-2'-O)-methyltransferase RlmE: MANKKRSASSSRWLQEHFSDKYVQQAQKKGLRSRAWFKLDEIQQSDNLFKPGMTVVDLGAAPGGWSQYVVTQIGGKGRIIACDILPMDPIVGVDFLQGDFRDELILKALLGRVGDNKVQVVMSDMAPNMSGTPAVDIPKSMYLVELALEMCRDVLAPGGSFLVKVFQGEGFDEYLREIRSLFMKVKIRKPDASRARSREVYIVATGRKL; encoded by the coding sequence ATGGCGAATAAAAAGCGTTCTGCGAGTTCCAGTCGCTGGTTACAAGAACATTTTAGCGATAAATATGTGCAGCAGGCGCAGAAAAAAGGGCTCCGCTCGCGGGCTTGGTTTAAACTTGATGAAATACAGCAGAGTGACAACCTGTTTAAACCGGGTATGACCGTTGTCGATTTGGGAGCGGCGCCTGGTGGCTGGTCTCAATACGTGGTAACGCAGATCGGCGGAAAAGGCCGTATCATTGCCTGCGATATTTTACCGATGGATCCTATCGTCGGTGTCGATTTTCTCCAAGGGGATTTTCGTGATGAATTGATCCTTAAAGCGCTGCTTGGGAGAGTGGGGGATAACAAGGTTCAGGTGGTGATGTCAGACATGGCTCCGAACATGAGTGGTACACCGGCGGTTGATATTCCGAAATCGATGTATCTGGTTGAATTAGCGCTTGAAATGTGTCGTGATGTATTAGCGCCAGGCGGAAGTTTCCTAGTTAAAGTGTTTCAGGGAGAAGGTTTTGATGAATACCTGCGGGAAATTCGCTCCCTGTTTATGAAGGTTAAGATTCGTAAGCCAGACGCTTCGCGTGCCAGGTCTCGTGAAGTGTATATTGTAGCGACAGGGCGCAAACTGTAG
- the ftsH gene encoding ATP-dependent zinc metalloprotease FtsH yields the protein MSDMAKNLILWLVIAVVLMSVFQSFGPSESNGRRVDYSTFLTEVNQDQVREARINGREISVVKKDSNRYTTYIPVNDPKLLDNLLTKNVKVVGEPPEEPSLLASIFISWFPMLLLIGVWIFFMRQMQGGGGKGAMSFGKSKARMLTEDQIKTTFADVAGCDEAKEEVSELVEYLREPSRFQKLGGKIPKGILMVGPPGTGKTLLAKAIAGEAKVPFFTISGSDFVEMFVGVGASRVRDMFEQAKKAAPCIIFIDEIDAVGRQRGAGLGGGHDEREQTLNQMLVEMDGFEGNEGIIVIAATNRPDVLDPALLRPGRFDRQVVVGLPDVRGREQILKVHMRRVPLSPDIDASVIARGTPGFSGADLANLVNEAALFAARGNKRVVSMVEFEKAKDKIMMGAERRSMVMTEQQKESTAYHEAGHAIIGRLVPEHDPVHKVTIIPRGRALGVTFFLPEGDAISASRQKLESQISTLYGGRLAEEIIYGVEKVSTGASNDIKVATSIARNMVTQWGFSEKLGPLLYAEEEGEVFLGRSVAKAKHMSDETARIIDQEVKSLIERNYIRARELLMANMDILHSMKDALMKYETIDAPQIDDLMARKDVRPPAGWEESSSDSSSGNGGSPKAPTPIDEPNTPNPGNTMSEQLSDK from the coding sequence TTGAGTGACATGGCGAAAAACCTGATTCTCTGGTTGGTCATCGCGGTAGTGCTGATGTCTGTCTTCCAGAGCTTCGGGCCCAGCGAGTCGAATGGCCGTAGGGTGGATTATTCAACCTTCTTGACTGAAGTAAATCAGGATCAGGTTCGTGAAGCACGTATTAACGGGCGTGAGATCAGTGTTGTCAAAAAAGACAGCAACAGATATACGACTTATATTCCTGTCAACGATCCCAAGTTACTGGATAACCTGCTAACGAAGAACGTGAAAGTCGTTGGTGAGCCGCCGGAAGAGCCAAGCCTGTTGGCTTCGATCTTTATTTCCTGGTTCCCAATGCTGTTACTAATAGGTGTCTGGATCTTCTTCATGCGTCAAATGCAGGGCGGTGGCGGTAAAGGCGCCATGTCCTTTGGCAAAAGCAAAGCCCGGATGCTAACGGAAGATCAGATCAAAACGACTTTTGCAGATGTGGCTGGTTGTGATGAAGCAAAAGAAGAAGTCAGCGAACTGGTTGAGTACTTGCGAGAACCAAGCCGTTTCCAGAAACTGGGGGGCAAGATACCGAAAGGCATTCTGATGGTTGGTCCTCCCGGTACGGGTAAGACGTTGCTGGCAAAAGCCATCGCGGGTGAAGCGAAAGTTCCTTTCTTCACTATCTCTGGTTCTGACTTCGTTGAAATGTTCGTCGGTGTCGGTGCCTCTCGCGTGCGTGACATGTTTGAGCAGGCCAAGAAAGCGGCGCCTTGTATCATCTTTATTGATGAAATCGATGCCGTGGGACGCCAGCGCGGTGCTGGGCTGGGCGGTGGTCATGATGAACGTGAACAGACGCTGAACCAAATGTTGGTTGAAATGGATGGGTTTGAAGGCAATGAGGGCATTATTGTCATCGCGGCAACCAACCGTCCAGACGTGCTTGACCCTGCTTTATTGCGTCCGGGGCGTTTTGACCGTCAGGTGGTGGTTGGTTTACCAGACGTTCGTGGGCGTGAACAGATTCTGAAAGTACACATGCGCCGCGTGCCTTTATCTCCAGACATTGATGCATCTGTGATTGCACGTGGTACGCCGGGCTTCTCTGGTGCAGATTTGGCTAACCTGGTCAATGAAGCGGCCTTGTTCGCCGCACGTGGTAACAAGCGTGTAGTGTCCATGGTCGAGTTTGAAAAAGCGAAAGACAAAATCATGATGGGCGCAGAGCGCCGTTCCATGGTAATGACTGAGCAGCAGAAAGAGTCAACGGCTTACCACGAAGCAGGCCATGCGATTATTGGACGACTGGTGCCTGAGCATGACCCTGTGCATAAAGTGACGATCATACCGCGCGGTCGCGCGTTGGGTGTGACGTTCTTCCTACCGGAAGGCGATGCTATCAGTGCCAGCCGTCAGAAACTAGAAAGCCAGATTTCTACACTGTACGGCGGTCGTCTGGCTGAAGAAATCATCTATGGGGTGGAAAAAGTCTCAACCGGTGCGTCAAATGACATTAAGGTAGCAACGTCTATTGCACGTAACATGGTTACACAGTGGGGCTTCTCCGAAAAACTGGGGCCATTGCTGTATGCCGAAGAAGAAGGTGAAGTATTCCTGGGACGCTCTGTTGCTAAAGCCAAACACATGTCTGACGAAACGGCCAGAATCATTGATCAGGAAGTCAAATCTCTGATTGAGCGTAACTACATACGTGCGCGTGAGTTGCTGATGGCAAACATGGACATTCTGCATTCAATGAAAGATGCGTTGATGAAATATGAAACCATTGATGCTCCTCAGATTGATGATCTGATGGCGCGTAAAGATGTTCGCCCGCCCGCAGGCTGGGAAGAGTCTAGCTCGGATAGCAGTTCTGGTAACGGCGGTTCGCCAAAGGCTCCCACGCCTATTGACGAGCCTAATACCCCAAATCCAGGTAATACGATGTCAGAACAACTGAGCGATAAATAA